The DNA window AATCTTATGACCCGAAACCATATGGAAATTTAACAAGCATTCATGTCTGGGTTGAAAATGAAAATGGAAGCGTTGTTTTTGAGGACTGGAGAAATAATACAGAGATGTATTATGAAGGAGAATGGGTTACTGGAGAAAAGATTTTGAACGGGAGAGGAGGAGCATTGTATTATATGCCTAAAGATTTTGAAAGAGAAATTTTATGGACATCAAATGGAAAATTTAGGAGTATGGAAGACGTTATAAATGGAATCGGTCAGGGATGCGGTTTTGCGTTTTTATCTGGGCATGGAAGTCCTGGGTTCTGGGGCGATCATCTGCCTGGCATACCTGGAAATAGGAGAAACTCCCAGCTAGCGGGGCTTGTTGTGTCGCAAGTGAGGCCTTATTTCCCGTTTTTCGAGCTCCCGTTTTTCCCGATGGAAAAGTTATCGAATAATAATAAGCTTCCTGTTGTTGTT is part of the Thermoplasmatales archaeon genome and encodes:
- a CDS encoding peptidase C25, with the protein product SYDPKPYGNLTSIHVWVENENGSVVFEDWRNNTEMYYEGEWVTGEKILNGRGGALYYMPKDFEREILWTSNGKFRSMEDVINGIGQGCGFAFLSGHGSPGFWGDHLPGIPGNRRNSQLAGLVVSQVRPYFPFFELPFFPMEKLSNNNKLPVVVVGGCHNSMFNVSSIPTVFDIFLLLLFGKNIWMHTYGQLVPECWSWYIVKLPERGAIASIGNTGYGWGWEGEFCTVGAGDGWITSEFFRQYGEKRYEILGANYVQTLNSYISHFKEFTLPECWWSPDAGWDWIDEKTVQQWVLLGDPSLKLGGY